The following is a genomic window from Ignavibacteriales bacterium.
TGAATCTCCTGCGTGAGCATGATTGAAGGGTAGAGTGATTCGATATCAGCATGGAGAACACCCTCGACTATTCCAGTCATGAAAATGTCAGTGTACCCGCCGGTCTGCTGGCCGCCCCCCTGTGCCTTCGGGACGCTGTGCTTCTGACGAATGTATTCACGCAACATCATCAATTCGATTTTCGCGGAGCTTCCGGCTCGTACGACCGCCTCATAGGAAAGGGGCACCATGCGCGACTGAAAGAAATAGCTCGGAGATAAGTGTTCGCCGAGATAACGGATTTCGGCGCAATCCCGCTCGGCCTGGGCGATCACCTGACCCGGCTGCCCGCTCCAGACGGAGGCGATCCGGTCGTGATCTATCATCGCTGCCGGCTTCGATGCGAACTCGAAGTGCTGAGCGAGATAGCGGAGATCATACTGCTCCAGTTTTCGTCGGGATGACGAATACGCCTGGGCCAGAGCTCTCGTATCGATGCAATGACGCCCCGCAACTTCGTAGACTGCATTTTCGAATCCAGGCTCGAGCGGGGTTCCACGCGGGGAGTATGATCTGAGATCTGACTCATCTCTCCCAATTGACAATCCTATGGAATGCAACTCACCGCGCCGAGCAAGATAGGGAAGGACGTGGTCGATCAGATCGTGTCCTTCGATCACATCCGGGTTCTTCTCGCGGATAGCCTGCACGAAATGTCTCAGCATCTCAGGTTCTGAAAGCTTGCGCCCGTCTATGATCTCTTCCCATCCGAAATTATCAGCAAGGGCGATGACGATAATCCTGTCTTCAGTTCCCGACTGAAGAAGGAATTGCGTGATCGGATCGGGTTTGAGGAGGAGAGGAGTCAGTTCCGAATAATGTCCGGCCCGCTTCAACGCGCTCTTGTTGTACGTAGTGAGGATGAATCGGATGGCTTCCCACATGTCGTTCCATCGCGGGAAGGCCACGAGGTGACGATAATAGTTCGACCCGGTCAGCTCTTTGATCCAGAACCGCTTCTGGTAGTTCTCGAGGAGGACCGGGCTCGACAGGAAGAAGAACGGAAAGAACTCGGCGTCGGCCGACGTGATCTGCCCTGCGGCCCCCTTGAGCCGATCGTCGCGCGCGCCGCGGAGATACAACCGGACAGATGACTCGTTAAGCTGCTGGACCGCCACGACATTGTTCAGCGAATTCTGACCGAACAGAATTGGATCGAATCCGCCTGGGGGTGCCGCCTCCGTGTCACTTCTTTTTGATGTCGACATTCAGAAACGGCTTCAACAGGTCTATCGGAACGGGGAAGATTGTCGTTGAGTTATTCTCCGTGGCGATTTCCCGCAGTGTCTGGAGGTACCGAAGTGTGAGAGCACTCGGCTGGTCCGAGAGGATTTTCGCCGCGTCGGCAAGGCGCTGGGATGCCTGGAATTCCCCTTCGGCTGCAATGATTTTTGATCGCCGTTCGCGCTCGGCCTCGGCCTGTTTGGCCATCGCCCGCTGCATCTCCTGTGGAAGATCGATTTGTTTCACTTCGACATTCGATACCTTGATGCCCCATGGCTCGGTGTGGTTGTCCATGATCTGCTGCAGCTTCATATTGATCTTCTCACGCTCGGAGAGCAGTTCGTCCAACTCCGACTGTCCCAGAACGCTGCGGAGGGTTGTTTGCGAAAGCTGGGAGGTCGCAAAAAGGTAGTTCTCAACATCGAGGATAGCCTTGTCGGGATCCATCACGCGA
Proteins encoded in this region:
- a CDS encoding slipin family protein, producing the protein MQPVAVLIIAAIAFVLIIIGNSIRILRDYERAVIFRLGRKSKAVFNPGGMGNGPGLIILVPLIDRMIKVSLRTVVMDVPPQDVITKDNVSIKVNAVVYFRVMDPDKAILDVENYLFATSQLSQTTLRSVLGQSELDELLSEREKINMKLQQIMDNHTEPWGIKVSNVEVKQIDLPQEMQRAMAKQAEAERERRSKIIAAEGEFQASQRLADAAKILSDQPSALTLRYLQTLREIATENNSTTIFPVPIDLLKPFLNVDIKKK